GGCGTCAAGCTTGGAGGATCTGAATGTTACGAAAACGAAAATCACCAATGTGTCTCTTCGGTTTATTCGCTTGCTTGGCAACAGTGTCCGCGGTTCGAGGCGAATCGGGCACGGTGGAAACCAAGGAACCCAAGAAGATTGTCAAAACAGATGCGCAGTGGCGAAAGCAGCTGACTCGGATGCAGTACAAAGTGACACGAAAGGCGGGAACGGAGCGCGCTTTCAGTGGAAAGTACTGGAACAATAAAGCAGATGGCAGTTACCTGTGTGTGTGTTGTGACGAGCCTTTGTTTGCTTCGCAGACCAAATTCAAATCAGGTACAGGGTGGCCCAGTTTTTACGCTCCGATCGAAAAGAAACAGGTTGAGGAACGGCTTGACCGCGGTTTCTTTTCAGTCCGAACGGAAGTGGTCTGTCGACGATGTGATGCGCATCTTGGTCACGTCTTCTCGGATGGCCCTCGTCCGACAGGACTTCGGTACTGTATAAACTCCGTTGCGTTGAAGTTTGAGTCGAACGGCAAGGAGTCGTCGGATAAGAAGAGCAGTGCTGATAAAAAGTGATGCCAAGCTGAAATGTCGTGATTTACTGCTGAGGGGGACTGTCAAGTTGCGGCTCATCACAGCACGTTGTTTCGAGCAGCGAGTCGCTTGACGTAGAGCTTGGTGAATGGCAAGGCTGACAGACCGTGTGCAACAATGCTCAACGCGACCGTCCAAGTGACGACGTCAGTCAGTCTGGTTGCCCCGGGGAGTTCTTGGCCGATCACAAGCACAATGAATACGATGCTGGCTAAACCTCGTGGGCCGAACCAGCCCACGAATAGCTTGGTATCCCAACGCATTGCTACGCCCGACAGGCAAAGTAGAACGGGTAGGATTCGCACAATGGTCAGACTCAAAATTGCGTAGAGAATCGTTTGCCAACTGATCTGTTGGAGTGCTTGCCCAAACACAACAGCGCCGAACGCGAACCAAGTGAGCATCGACATCACGCTGCCAGCTCCCTCAGCTCCGTTTAGCACTTCTGCCTTGACCTGGTGTTTTTGGGTGAGTCTACCGAAGACGAGTCCGCCAACGAACGAACTGATGAAACCGCTACCCCCCAGCCACTGAGACAGGCCGAAGCAACACATTGCCATGGCGACGACGGGGATTTGAACCCAGGCGCCGCTGAGCCAATTAGCGGCGTAAGCTCGTTGCAGCGAAAAACTGCCAACCATTGCCAGCGCGACACCAACCACGGTGCCAATTCCGATTGCTTCCAGGGTCAGCCGGATGATCAGCGATAAGGGAGCACCGTCCACGGATCCGGAGGCACAGGCCAAAAAAAATAGCAAAACGGGGACACAAATGCCATCGTTCAGGCCGCTTTCTACATTTAGACTTGCACGTACCGAGTCTGGGACTGCTTTGTTGGTAACGACAGCCTGTCCGAGGGCTGCATCTGTGGGGGCCAGCATCGTTGCCAGCAAGGCCAACTCGAAGATCGTTAGTTCGTCAAAGATCAGATAGCCAGTGCCGAACCCAGCCACGATCGTCAACGGTAAACCGATCAGGAGCAGCCGGGTCGGAATTCTCTCAATCCGTTTTAGGACGGCTAAATCCGCATTGGCCGAATCCGAAAAAAGGACCAGTGCCAAAGTGAACTCGGCCAATCTTCGGATTCCTTCTCCATTAATATTTAGTTCGACAAGCTGTAGGCCGTATGAGCCAAAAGCCAGACCCACGAACAAATAGATCACCGGGCCATTGACGGGGGTCTTTTCCAAACGCGATGCAAGCAGGCTATAAAAGAAAGCAAATGCCGCCAGAACGGTAAGGACTTGGTATTCCGACATGGATTAGTCAGTCTCAGGGAGAGCACAGGCTGTTGGAGCTGGCAGGAAAATGCGATTTGCGTCGAATGCCGTCTTGCGTATTGGCCTCGAAAGCGATGAAAGCCTTTTTCTCCGTCCATCACAGAACATTGCTTCTTGGAAAACGCCAAAGGACCGTGCTGGATACTTTTCAATTGAGCTGTTTGTTCAACCATTGCCGTAGGTCACGCCGTGCCGAACTAGGACGCAACACCCACTGATCATTGTGATTTCTAAAGCCTGTTGATTGCACGATAAATCGGTTTGAGTTGGGTACCGAATCGAAGTAGTCTCGAAGCTGTTGCTGCGTGGCCCCAGATTCCGTACAGACAAATTGGTGTCGATTTCCTAGTCGATTGAGGCGAATGCGTGCAGATGTCCGGTCGCTGCCCGGATAAGGCCAGGATGATTTCACACCATCGTAGTGACTGTAACAGATGAAAGCGCGCCATCGAGACGCGATTTGGTCATTCGCGAGCCCCAAATAGTTGCAGGCGATGGAACCCCTGGAAAAGCCGGTCAAAACGATGCGATCAGCGTCTCCGCCCCAACTTTGTACGACTTGATCAATGGCTTCTTCAAGAAATTGAAGGGACGTTTCAGTGCCAAAGGACGGTGGGGTTCCCCACCAAGTTTGAGCAATGTTTTCCCCCGCTGCGTCCAGAAACGGAACCACCAGCCAAATTGCATCCTGCCCCCCTGTGAGGCCGTATCCCAGACTGGCGTCCTCTACCTTTCCCGTACACCGATCACCAAACTGATTTTGATAGCCGCCATTTCCTGGCATCTCGACGATCACGGGGTAGCTTTGCCCCTTTCGCCAATTCGTTGGCAAATACAGGGAGGCAAACAGCTGTGGATGCGGGAACGATTTACAGGATAAGCGGACGCGTCTTCCTGGATTTGGAGCCCGGTCGACCAAAGCGGGGACGACTAAATCCTCCGGTACGGCTCGGATATCTCCGTTGGTCTTAACCGTTTGGACTGGGATGAGTCGCAGTTGTCGAAAATCACCGACCGCTCCGTGGGGCTTGTGAATGGCTTTTAAATGGAAGCGAAGATTATTTGCGGCTGGCAGTTTGATGGTTCCGTTTCCAACGCGTCGCCAAATGAATCTCTGGAAATGTCCCGTTTCGATGACGTCAAATTCCAATGCCTGGTCGCCGATTTCGCAGACTACCCGACTGCCACCCATGCCGGCACCGCACCCCTGCAGCACTTCCAATCGGTAGATGCCTGCCCGTGGTGTCGAAAAATTCCAACTTGCCGAATCTGTTATCTCTGCCCAATACCCAACCGTATCTTTAAAAGTTTGAGGCTCGAATCGTAGCTTGCTGCCGGAGGTCGTCGCCTCTCTTGCCGGAAATACGATCGAACCATTTGTTGCGGGTTGAATCACCTTGGGGCCTGTTCGTCCGTTGAACGGGGAACCGAATTGCAGCCAAACTTGAATGGATTCGGCTTGTTGCAGATTCTTGGGGATCGGAATTCGCCATTCCGTTAGCTCCGGTTGTATATCGGTGTATTCCCATGATTCGGGAGCATTGGCTCGACCCACCAAAACGGTTCGGACGACATGGAACAGGCGTGGGATTACTAATTGATTCGCTGCTGGCCGCGTGTCCGCCTTGATTTGTAGCCAATCATCTATGGTTACCACGCGCTGGGCGCCGATGGGCCATGGAACTGACTGGGCCTTGGGGAGACTCGCGATCGGAAAAGTTGACGGCAACCAGACCTCACCCAAGAGTTCTGAGGTTGAGATCATACTGACCACGAACGCGATGATCATGATCCAGAAAATCTTTGTTTCTTCGATCGCGCGAGCCTCGAGGGACTCCGACGCCGGATTGGAGGTGAGAGCTGGTAAGAAATTTGTCATGAACGGTGCTTTCTGTCGGAAACGGATCACCGAGCCTTTGATGTCGGCTGCAAAATTGCTCGACGAATCGGTCACGACTTGTAAAGAACGGTCTGCAGACAATAGATTTGTCTTATTCGGGGTGAATGATTAGAGACTATTGTGCGCTGTTGCTCGGATTTCCGCTACGCGCAACAGAAAATAGATGCAATCGGTAAACTGACTTGGAGAGATTTATGTCGTCCTTGGAGCAGGCCTTTGATTCC
The Pirellulaceae bacterium genome window above contains:
- the msrB gene encoding peptide-methionine (R)-S-oxide reductase MsrB encodes the protein MLRKRKSPMCLFGLFACLATVSAVRGESGTVETKEPKKIVKTDAQWRKQLTRMQYKVTRKAGTERAFSGKYWNNKADGSYLCVCCDEPLFASQTKFKSGTGWPSFYAPIEKKQVEERLDRGFFSVRTEVVCRRCDAHLGHVFSDGPRPTGLRYCINSVALKFESNGKESSDKKSSADKK
- a CDS encoding cation:proton antiporter, giving the protein MSEYQVLTVLAAFAFFYSLLASRLEKTPVNGPVIYLFVGLAFGSYGLQLVELNINGEGIRRLAEFTLALVLFSDSANADLAVLKRIERIPTRLLLIGLPLTIVAGFGTGYLIFDELTIFELALLATMLAPTDAALGQAVVTNKAVPDSVRASLNVESGLNDGICVPVLLFFLACASGSVDGAPLSLIIRLTLEAIGIGTVVGVALAMVGSFSLQRAYAANWLSGAWVQIPVVAMAMCCFGLSQWLGGSGFISSFVGGLVFGRLTQKHQVKAEVLNGAEGAGSVMSMLTWFAFGAVVFGQALQQISWQTILYAILSLTIVRILPVLLCLSGVAMRWDTKLFVGWFGPRGLASIVFIVLVIGQELPGATRLTDVVTWTVALSIVAHGLSALPFTKLYVKRLAARNNVL